One segment of Sesamum indicum cultivar Zhongzhi No. 13 linkage group LG4, S_indicum_v1.0, whole genome shotgun sequence DNA contains the following:
- the LOC105160038 gene encoding ureide permease 1 isoform X2: MDYFGIPTVVSIPSERIVFSGLKMYVVESKGGAIACMLLALFFLGTWPAILTLLERRGRLPQHTYLDYTITNLLAAVIIAFTFGEIGKSTIEKPNFINQLSQDNWPSVLFAMAGGIVLSLGNLATQYAWAFVGLSVTEVITSSITVVIGTTLNYFLDDKINKAEILFPGVGCFLIAVCFGSAVHSSNAADNKAKLTSFSNDSKARAQGLKDASVSKETYANKDLENGTATKEKAEFGTAHFLIELENKRAIKVFGKGTFIGLAITFFAGVCFSLFSPAFNLATNDQWHTLQNDVPHLSVYTAFFYFSVSCFVIAIILNISFLYRPVLNLPKSSFKAYLSDWNGRGWALLAGFLCGFGNGLQFMGGQAAGYAAADAVQALPLVSTFWGILLFGEYRRSSRRTYALLVGMLSMFIIAVGVLMASSGHRK, encoded by the exons ATG GATTACTTTGGGATTCCCACTGTTGTATCCATTCCATCTGAGAGAATTGTTTTCAGTGGATTGAAAATGTATGTGGTGGAGAGTAAAGGAGGGGCAATAGCTTGCATGCTCTTGGCTCTGTTTTTCTTGGGGACTTGGCCTGCAATCTTGACTCTCCTGGAAAGGCGAGGCCGTCTCCCTCAGCATACATATCTCGATTACACGATCACGAATCTCTTGGCTGCTGTTATCATTGCTTTCACATTCGGTGAAATTGGAAAGAGCACAATTGAGAAgccaaattttataaatcagCTCTCTCAG GATAACTGGCCTAGTGTGCTGTTTGCAATGGCTGGTGGGATTGTTCTCAGCCTTGGGAACCTGGCGACACAATATGCTTGGGCGTTTGTTGGTTTGTCAGTGACTGAGGTGATCACGTCAAGCATAACTGTCGTAATTG GCACAACGCTGAATTATTTCTTAGACGACAAAATCAACAAAGCTGAGATTCTTTTCCCTGGTGTTGGATGCTTCTTGATTGCTGTTTGTTTCGGCTCTGCTGTGCATTCATCCAATGCTGCAGATAATAAAGCCAAGCTTACTAGCTTCTCAAATGACAGCAAGGCCAGGGCACAAGG GTTAAAGGATGCCTCTGTATCCAAGGAAACATATGCAAACAAGG ATCTGGAGAATGGAACTGCTACCAAGGAGAAGGCAGAGTTTGGAACCGCACATTTTCTCATAGAGCTAGAGAATAAACGGGCAATTAAG GTTTTTGGGAAGGGCACTTTCATTGGCCTGGCAATAACTTTCTTTGCAGGAGTTTGTTTCTCCCTCTTTTCTCCCGCTTTCAACCTGGCCACTAATGATCAGTGGCATACGCTACAAAATGACGTTCCCCACTTGAGTGTTTACACTGCATTCTTCTACTTCTCAGTATCCTGCTTTGTGATTGCCATCATTTTGAACATCAGCTTCTTGTATCGGCCCGTCTTAAATTTACCCAAATCATCGTTCAAAGCATATCTATCAGACTGGAACGGTAGAGGTTGGGCCCTTTTGGCTGGGTTTTTGTGTGGGTTTGGGAACGGTCTTCAGTTCATGGGAGGTCAAGCTGCTGGATATGCCGCGGCTGATGCCGTTCAG GCGCTTCCACTAGTGAGCACGTTTTGGGGTATACTTCTGTTTGGAGAGTACAGAAGATCTTCAAGAAGAACGTATGCGCTTCTTGTCGGCATGTTATCGATGTTTATCATTGCTGTCGGCGTACTTATGGCTTCATCTGGACACCgtaagtaa
- the LOC105160038 gene encoding ureide permease 1 isoform X1, whose protein sequence is MDYFGIPTVVSIPSERIVFSGLKMYVVESKGGAIACMLLALFFLGTWPAILTLLERRGRLPQHTYLDYTITNLLAAVIIAFTFGEIGKSTIEKPNFINQLSQDNWPSVLFAMAGGIVLSLGNLATQYAWAFVGLSVTEVITSSITVVIGTTLNYFLDDKINKAEILFPGVGCFLIAVCFGSAVHSSNAADNKAKLTSFSNDSKARAQGLKDASVSKETYANKEDLENGTATKEKAEFGTAHFLIELENKRAIKVFGKGTFIGLAITFFAGVCFSLFSPAFNLATNDQWHTLQNDVPHLSVYTAFFYFSVSCFVIAIILNISFLYRPVLNLPKSSFKAYLSDWNGRGWALLAGFLCGFGNGLQFMGGQAAGYAAADAVQALPLVSTFWGILLFGEYRRSSRRTYALLVGMLSMFIIAVGVLMASSGHRK, encoded by the exons ATG GATTACTTTGGGATTCCCACTGTTGTATCCATTCCATCTGAGAGAATTGTTTTCAGTGGATTGAAAATGTATGTGGTGGAGAGTAAAGGAGGGGCAATAGCTTGCATGCTCTTGGCTCTGTTTTTCTTGGGGACTTGGCCTGCAATCTTGACTCTCCTGGAAAGGCGAGGCCGTCTCCCTCAGCATACATATCTCGATTACACGATCACGAATCTCTTGGCTGCTGTTATCATTGCTTTCACATTCGGTGAAATTGGAAAGAGCACAATTGAGAAgccaaattttataaatcagCTCTCTCAG GATAACTGGCCTAGTGTGCTGTTTGCAATGGCTGGTGGGATTGTTCTCAGCCTTGGGAACCTGGCGACACAATATGCTTGGGCGTTTGTTGGTTTGTCAGTGACTGAGGTGATCACGTCAAGCATAACTGTCGTAATTG GCACAACGCTGAATTATTTCTTAGACGACAAAATCAACAAAGCTGAGATTCTTTTCCCTGGTGTTGGATGCTTCTTGATTGCTGTTTGTTTCGGCTCTGCTGTGCATTCATCCAATGCTGCAGATAATAAAGCCAAGCTTACTAGCTTCTCAAATGACAGCAAGGCCAGGGCACAAGG GTTAAAGGATGCCTCTGTATCCAAGGAAACATATGCAAACAAGG AAGATCTGGAGAATGGAACTGCTACCAAGGAGAAGGCAGAGTTTGGAACCGCACATTTTCTCATAGAGCTAGAGAATAAACGGGCAATTAAG GTTTTTGGGAAGGGCACTTTCATTGGCCTGGCAATAACTTTCTTTGCAGGAGTTTGTTTCTCCCTCTTTTCTCCCGCTTTCAACCTGGCCACTAATGATCAGTGGCATACGCTACAAAATGACGTTCCCCACTTGAGTGTTTACACTGCATTCTTCTACTTCTCAGTATCCTGCTTTGTGATTGCCATCATTTTGAACATCAGCTTCTTGTATCGGCCCGTCTTAAATTTACCCAAATCATCGTTCAAAGCATATCTATCAGACTGGAACGGTAGAGGTTGGGCCCTTTTGGCTGGGTTTTTGTGTGGGTTTGGGAACGGTCTTCAGTTCATGGGAGGTCAAGCTGCTGGATATGCCGCGGCTGATGCCGTTCAG GCGCTTCCACTAGTGAGCACGTTTTGGGGTATACTTCTGTTTGGAGAGTACAGAAGATCTTCAAGAAGAACGTATGCGCTTCTTGTCGGCATGTTATCGATGTTTATCATTGCTGTCGGCGTACTTATGGCTTCATCTGGACACCgtaagtaa
- the LOC105160038 gene encoding ureide permease 1 isoform X3 — MYVVESKGGAIACMLLALFFLGTWPAILTLLERRGRLPQHTYLDYTITNLLAAVIIAFTFGEIGKSTIEKPNFINQLSQDNWPSVLFAMAGGIVLSLGNLATQYAWAFVGLSVTEVITSSITVVIGTTLNYFLDDKINKAEILFPGVGCFLIAVCFGSAVHSSNAADNKAKLTSFSNDSKARAQGLKDASVSKETYANKEDLENGTATKEKAEFGTAHFLIELENKRAIKVFGKGTFIGLAITFFAGVCFSLFSPAFNLATNDQWHTLQNDVPHLSVYTAFFYFSVSCFVIAIILNISFLYRPVLNLPKSSFKAYLSDWNGRGWALLAGFLCGFGNGLQFMGGQAAGYAAADAVQALPLVSTFWGILLFGEYRRSSRRTYALLVGMLSMFIIAVGVLMASSGHRK; from the exons ATGTATGTGGTGGAGAGTAAAGGAGGGGCAATAGCTTGCATGCTCTTGGCTCTGTTTTTCTTGGGGACTTGGCCTGCAATCTTGACTCTCCTGGAAAGGCGAGGCCGTCTCCCTCAGCATACATATCTCGATTACACGATCACGAATCTCTTGGCTGCTGTTATCATTGCTTTCACATTCGGTGAAATTGGAAAGAGCACAATTGAGAAgccaaattttataaatcagCTCTCTCAG GATAACTGGCCTAGTGTGCTGTTTGCAATGGCTGGTGGGATTGTTCTCAGCCTTGGGAACCTGGCGACACAATATGCTTGGGCGTTTGTTGGTTTGTCAGTGACTGAGGTGATCACGTCAAGCATAACTGTCGTAATTG GCACAACGCTGAATTATTTCTTAGACGACAAAATCAACAAAGCTGAGATTCTTTTCCCTGGTGTTGGATGCTTCTTGATTGCTGTTTGTTTCGGCTCTGCTGTGCATTCATCCAATGCTGCAGATAATAAAGCCAAGCTTACTAGCTTCTCAAATGACAGCAAGGCCAGGGCACAAGG GTTAAAGGATGCCTCTGTATCCAAGGAAACATATGCAAACAAGG AAGATCTGGAGAATGGAACTGCTACCAAGGAGAAGGCAGAGTTTGGAACCGCACATTTTCTCATAGAGCTAGAGAATAAACGGGCAATTAAG GTTTTTGGGAAGGGCACTTTCATTGGCCTGGCAATAACTTTCTTTGCAGGAGTTTGTTTCTCCCTCTTTTCTCCCGCTTTCAACCTGGCCACTAATGATCAGTGGCATACGCTACAAAATGACGTTCCCCACTTGAGTGTTTACACTGCATTCTTCTACTTCTCAGTATCCTGCTTTGTGATTGCCATCATTTTGAACATCAGCTTCTTGTATCGGCCCGTCTTAAATTTACCCAAATCATCGTTCAAAGCATATCTATCAGACTGGAACGGTAGAGGTTGGGCCCTTTTGGCTGGGTTTTTGTGTGGGTTTGGGAACGGTCTTCAGTTCATGGGAGGTCAAGCTGCTGGATATGCCGCGGCTGATGCCGTTCAG GCGCTTCCACTAGTGAGCACGTTTTGGGGTATACTTCTGTTTGGAGAGTACAGAAGATCTTCAAGAAGAACGTATGCGCTTCTTGTCGGCATGTTATCGATGTTTATCATTGCTGTCGGCGTACTTATGGCTTCATCTGGACACCgtaagtaa